From Daucus carota subsp. sativus chromosome 6, DH1 v3.0, whole genome shotgun sequence, the proteins below share one genomic window:
- the LOC108225516 gene encoding transcription factor bHLH94, with amino-acid sequence MALEEAIAFQDLYSYKNSIDIYDIFEGSYNWSSQCDLVQTEEQLGSLNILESGAENFVNNTSDLSHLVESHVEQRGCNSSVEFETTEIKSAPQEFPPSETSTTISCRPKKRRSRNKRNLEDIENQRMTHIAVERNRRKQMNEYLSLLRSLMPESYVQRADQASIVGGAINYVKELEHQLQCLSVQNQHNQNFDAKDTSSPFAEFFAFPQYSTSASDREKSMITDDNPWAKEGHSLSAMADIEVAMVENHANMKIRSKSRPRQLVKLVHELQILRLTILHLSVTSLDQIVLYSLSVKVEDDCKLNSGEEIATAVNQILAKIQIEGGCFSPNFLHQ; translated from the exons atggcaCTGGAAGAGGCTATAGCATTCCAAGACCTGTATAGTTACAAAAATAGTATAGACATTTACGATATATTCGAAGGAAGTTACAATTGGAGCTCACAGTGTGATCTAGTCCAAACAGAAGAACAACTCGGTAGTCTCAATATACTTGAGAGTGGAGCTGAAAACTTTGTCAACAACACTTCTGATCTCTCTCATTTAGTAGAATCACATGTGGAGCAAAGAGGGTGCAATTCCTCCGTGGAGTTCGAAACCACAGAAATAAAATCAGCTCCACAGGAATTTCCCCCGTCTGAAACCTCCACAACAATCTCTTGTAGACCTAAGAAAAGAAGGTCAAGAAACAAGAGGAACTTGGAGGACATTGAGAACCAAAGAATGACTCACATTGCCGTCGAGCGCAACCGTCGTAAACAGATGAATGAGTATCTCTCCTTGCTCCGGTCACTCATGCCTGAGTCTTACGTCCAAAGG GCTGATCAAGCATCGATAGTTGGCGGCGCCATCAATTACGTTAAGGAACTTGAGCACCAACTACAATGCCTCAGTGTACAAAATCAGCACAATCAAAACTTTGATGCTAAAGATACTTCATCTCCGTTTGCTGAATTCTTTGCTTTTCCCCAATACTCGACAAGTGCAAGCGACAGAGAGAAGTCCATGATCACCGACGATAATCCATGGGCCAAAGAAGGCCATTCATTATCTGCCATGGCTGATATAGAAGTGGCCATGGTGGAGAACCATGCAAATATGAAAATTCGATCCAAATCGCGGCCTAGACAGCTTGTGAAATTGGTGCATGAGTTGCAAATCCTTAGACTAACTATTCTCCATCTCAGCGTCACAAGTCTTGATCAAATTGTCCTCTATTCACTCAGTGTCAAG GTGGAAGATGATTGCAAACTGAATTCTGGAGAAGAAATAGCAACAGCTGTGAATCAGATCCTTGCAAAAATCCAAATAGAAGGAGGTTGTTTTTCACCTAATTTTCTTCATCAgtaa